From the genome of Papaver somniferum cultivar HN1 chromosome 2, ASM357369v1, whole genome shotgun sequence, one region includes:
- the LOC113351595 gene encoding uncharacterized protein LOC113351595, which produces MDFQDFTIIDKSWIGLPRDHDAFKAGVRNFIDYASWDLEPDQKIFCPCKDCNNNKRELVSVVHGHILWNGFMPGYVDWVYHGEGEDQVRETTNTGNVVQDDDEEMSDLLQEMNYDASNFYKLLNDAQVSLYPGCEKFSRLSFIVHLLHVKSLGGLNIKGFDALLSLLTKAFPDAKLPKNFYEARTTIKGLGLGYILIDACENDCVLFWKENADKTSCPVCHASRWKTTELNVDNESIRRTPRGKNIPVKQLRYFPLKPRLQRLFMSSKTASYMRYHAKRRPKDGVLRHPVDAETWKTFDKKHPEFAADPRNVRLALATDGMNPFGNMLHPHSTWPVVLINYNLPPWLCMKEENFILSMIIPGPKSPGNDIDVYLQPLIEELKELWDEGVETYDISKKENFKCRAALLGTISDFPALAMLSGWSTKGEFACPCCGPDRCSERLSNGGKYCYMHHRRYLPAGHHWRHQKSAFNGEKELREPPHLMNGDEIAQQLAHFRQVQFGKNAKQTGLTEITPVTFEHNWKKKSIFHELPYLSSIICFHNVDVMHVEKNICETVLGTVMNVEGKTKDNLKARLDLMDWGLRPELHLRQEGDKIVVPTASFVMSPKEKESFCRTLKDIKVPDGYSSNISRCVNVKDRKIMGLKSHDYHVLMEYLLPIALRGHLDGDILEALSELCMFFKVLCTRVLKIEDLDKLQDSIAITLCKLERIFPPSFFVVMMHLPIHLTQQAKDAGPVQYRWMYPIERYLRKLKSYVRNKACPEGSMAETYLIDECITFCTRYLNSVVTKFNKLERNEDDEAPQPDDRLIVFKQSGRPVGAETWGQLTESEMKQIQLYALLNTKEVQPYEEEHKSELQSRGLRDADVNRRHIKEFPDWFATKIYQLHKKGQVSDELYSLSQGPAKECLSYNGYIINGFRFHTREWESRRKSQNSGLCVPREDEGVAEDENDFYGVVNNIIEARYVGQLRVLLFKCDWRPIAGTDEFGFTSVHMNRRYYVNEPFILASQAQQVFYINDVYNKQNEVVIKTQPRRSFNIPEIDSDGETETESSTSSEAYQEWHSSYSIKDLRGEPHQDRSDSFVWDRNDVPPETISRAAAAVACRSQEDEEENDTDAVYTSDDEDEYEFDDNNNRDDMEF; this is translated from the exons ATGGATTTCCAAGACTTCACAATTATTGACAAGAGCTGGATAGGACTTCCAAGAGACCACGATGCATTCAAAGCAGGAGTTCGAAATTTCATAGACTATGCGAGCTGGGATTTAGAACCCGACCAGAAAATATTTTGTCCTTGTAAGGATTGCAATAACAATAAGAGAGAGCTTGTGTCTGTAGTGCACGGACATATTCTGTGGAATGGCTTTATGCCGGGATATGTCGATTGGGTATACCATGGAGAAGGGGAAGACCAGGTGAGGGAAACAACCAATACTGGAAATGTGGTGCAGGACGACGATGAAGAAATGTCTGATTTGCTGCAAGAAATGAACTATGACGCCTCCAATTTTTACAAGTTGCTGAACGATGCGCAGGTGTCACTATATCCTGGATGTGAAAAGTTTTCAAGATTATCCTTCATTGTGCACTTGCTTCATGTCAAGTCCCTCGGTGGATTGAACATCAAGGGGTTTGATGCGTTGTTGAGTCTCTTGACCAAAGCCTTTCCGGATGCCAAACTACCAAAGAATTTTTATGAAGCTAGAACAACAATCAAGGGCTTGGGGCTTGGCTACATTTTGATCgatgcttgcgagaatgattgtgTTTTGTTCTGGAAAGAGAATGCAGATAAAACTTCTTGCCCGGTATGTCATGCTTCAAGATGGAAAACTACTGAATTGAATGTGGATAACGAATCAATCAGAAGAACACCAAGAGGTAAAAACATTCCAGTAAAGCAATTGCGGTACTTCCCATTAAAGCCAAGACTTCAGAGGTTATTTATGTCTTCAAAGACCGCTTCTTACATGCGATATCATGCCAAAAGACGTCCCAAAGATGGAGTTTTGAGGCATCCAGTTGATGCAGAGACATGGAAGACCTTTGATAAGAAGCACCCAGAGTTTGCAGCTGATCCTCGCAATGTAAGACTTGCATTAGCAACTGATGGGATGAATCCGTTTGGGAATATGTTGCATCCACATAGTACATGGCCAGTTGTTCTCATCAATTATAACTTACCACCGTGGTTGTGTATGAAAGAGGAAAATTTTATCTTGTCTATGATAATTCCTGGACCCAAATCCCCAGGAAACGACATCGATGTGTATTTGCAACCACTCATAGAGGAATTGAAGGAATTGTGGGATGAAGGTGTTGAAACTTACGATATTTCAAAGAAAGAGAATTTTAAATGTCGTGCAGCATTACTTGGCACCATCAGTGATTTCCCTGCACTAGCTATGCTTTCCGGGTGGAGCACCAAAGGGGAATTTGCTTGTCCGTGCTGTGGGCCTGACCGATGTTCAGAACGACTGAGCAATGGGGGCAAGTATTGTTACATGCATCATCGTCGATACTTGCCTGCTGGTCATCATTGGCGCCACCAGAAGTCAGCCTTTAATGGTGAGAAAGAACTTCGAGAACCACCACATCTGATGAATGGGGATGAAATTGCTCAACAGCTGGCTCATTTTCGACAAGTTCAGTTTGGTAAGAACGCCAAACAGACTGGTCTGACAGAAATAACACCAGTTACTTTTGAACACAACTGGAAAAAAAAGAGCATATTTCATGAGTTGCCGTACTTAAGCTCAATTATATGTTTTCATAATGTCGATGTGATGCACGTTGAGAAGAATATTTGTGAAACTGTATTGGGCACAGTGATGAAtgtagaagggaaaacgaaagacaaTCTTAAGGCCCGGTTGGATCTGATGGACTGGGGATTACGGCCGGAGTTACATTTGAGACAAGAGGGAGATAAAATAGTGGTGCCAACAGCTTCTTTTGTCATGTCGCCCAAAGAGAAGGAATCTTTTTGTAGAACTTTGAAGGATATTAAGGTTCCCGATGGAtactcatcaaatatttctcgGTGTGTGAACGTTAAGGATCGAAAGATTATGGGTCTGAAAAGTCATGACTATCATGTATTAATGGAATATTTATTGCCTATTGCCTTACGTGGACACTTGGATGGGGATATATTGGAAGCACTGAGTGAGTTATGTATGTTTTTTAAAGTGTTGTGTACACGGGTTCTCAAGATAGAGGATCTGGATAAACTACAAGATAGTATCGCAATTACTTTGTGCAAGTTGGAAAGAATATTCCCCCCATCTTTTTTTGTTGTGATGATGCATTTGCCCATTCATCTAACACAACAAGCAAAGGATGCAGGTCCAGTTCAGTATCGGTGGATGTATCCGATCGAGAG GTATCTGCGTAAGTTGAAGTCTTATGTGCGGAATAAAGCTTGCCCCGAAGGATCGATGGCTGAAACATACCTTATAGATGAATGTATCACTTTTTGTACGCGTTACTTGAATAGTGTTGTTACAAAATTTAATAAACTTGAAAGGAATGAGGATGATGAGGCGCCACAACCTGATGATCGATTAATAGTTTTCAAACAATCCGGTAGGCCCGTTGGAGCTGAAACTTGGGGACAGCTTACGGAGTCAGAGATGAAACAAATCCAACTTTATGCTTTGCTGAATACCAAAGAAGTGCAGCCATATGAGGA GGAACACAAAAGTGAGCTGCAAAGCCGTGGCTTAAGAGACGCCGACGTTAATAGAAGACACATCAAAGAGTTTCCTGATTGGTTTGCAACTAAA ataTACCAATTGCATAAAAAAGGTCAGGTGAGTGATGAACTATATTCGTTGAGTCAAGGTCCTGCTAAAGAATGTTTGAGTTACAATGGCTACATTATCAATGGGTTTAGATTTCATACAAGAGAGTGGGAGAGTCGACGAAAGTCACAGAATAGTGGACTGTGTGTCCCTCGGGAAGACGAAGGTGTagctgaagatgaaaatgattttTATGGAGTTGTGAATAATATTATCGAGGCACGGTATGTGGGTCAACTCCGAGTTCTTCTTTTCAAATGCGATTGGAGACCGATTGCAGGAACAGATGAGTTTGGATTTACTAGTGTCCATATGAATAGAAGATATTATGTGAATGAACCGTTTATTTTAGCATCTCAAGCACAACAGGTTTTCTATATCAATGATGTATATAATAAACAAAATGAAGTGGTTATAAAAACGCAACCTCGTCGGTCTTTCAATATTCCAGAAATAGATTCGGATGGGGAGACTGAAACAGAAAGCTCGACTTCTAGTGAGGCATATCAAGAATGGCATTCAAGCTATTCGATAAAAGATCTTAGAGGAGAGCCACATCAGGATCGCAGTGACAGTTTTGTTTGGGATAGGAACGACGTTCCCCCAGAAACTATCAGTCGTGCTGCAGCAGCAGTAGCTTGTCGAagccaagaagatgaagaggaaaatgACACGGATGCCGTTTACACctctgatgatgaggatgagtatGAATTTGATGATAATAACAACCGCGATGATATGGAATTTTAA